The nucleotide sequence CTGACGGTGGAGCACAATCTATAGCTACAATTCCTCTCGATGCATATGCACAAGGAGCATCGCTAACGATTATCGGTATTTTTGCGTTGTGGGGACTGTCGCAATTAATAATAGGTATTATTTATCTATTTGCGTGCGTAAGATATCGAGCAATAATTCCTTTAATGTACTTACTAGGAATAATTGAGTACGGTGTGCGAGCTTTCTATATCGGTCCCCATAAGTCAGTTGAAACTTTAGGAGAAGCTCCAGGGGCATTAATTAATCTGCCTTTCATGCTTTTATTTACTCTAATGCTCGTTTTGTCGTTATGGCGAAAGAAGCGATAAGTTGAGGTCAAAACATGCAAGCTGTTTAAGTGACAATGTTCAAGTTTGGCTCGGTTCCACTACGCTATCCAGTTTAGCCAAACATTTGTCAGCCCCTTAACAGGGCGTTATATATCACAAAGGTTCACCATGAAAATTGACATCACATCAAAAGAAGATTACTTAACTTTAATTGAAATTTGGGAGCTATCTGTCCGAGCAACTCATGACTTTTTACCGGAAGAAAATATAAAATCGTTAAAACCTCTTATTCTTAAACATTACTTTGATGCTGTTGATTTAAGAGTCGCTAAAAATGACAAAGAGGATATTGTTGGTTTTATTGGTGTTGCTGAAGGTAATATTGAAATGTTATTTATCACACCTAATTTTCGTAATTGTGGCGCTGGCTCGCTGTTACTTAAAAACGCAATTCAGACTCAATCTGCAACCAAGGTTGATGTAAATGAACAAAACCCTGATGCAATAGGTTTTTATAAGCATTTTGGATTTAAAGTTGTAGGTCGCTCTCCACTAGATGGTCAGGGTAACCCTTTTCCATTACTGCACATGATATTAAGCGAAATATAACAAACTGTTTAAGGAGGTTAGGTTAAAAAATGGATTTTCTATTAGTTATTGCTATTTTAATAGGCTGCAGCGGTTTATTTCTAATTGCTAAGCCCGTAACCGGAGCCAATATTCTTTCCATATTTTTTAGATTCAGTAATAAATTAAGTTTAAGAAGTATTCCGAAAGAAGAAGCCAAAATTCGTCCGGGTCTAGTTTTATTTCTTGGTATTTTAATGGTAGCTTTATCTTTACAAAGTTTGCTTTATTAAATAAGTAACTATCCTTACAAGGCATTCAAGCAGGACTTTTAATTGTTGGTTCGGTTCTGCTTAGTTTTACATTTTAGTTTTACATTGTAGCCAACGATTAAAAGTTTACAATTGAGGCGTTAGGTTTAAGATGCATTACGCGGAATTCTCACCTTTGACAAAGTATGAAAAAGTAGAACTTTGGGTTTTAGGTGTATTCCTCCCCCTTGCTATTTTAATCTGGACATTGCCGTATCTAGTTATTGATTCTGAAGCCGTATTTTATTTTGACGATTATCCAGTTTATTTCTACGGTTTTTCAGCCTATCTAGTAGCCTGTTTCTGGTTTGGTATTTCCTTTTTTTTCTTCACTCACTTTGTTTTATCAAAATTTCGGCGTTATTACTCTACATCGGTCAATTCCAGGTTTTACGCTTTAGGCTTGGTGCTAACAGGAGCTTTATCTGCTTTTTTCTTTGCTTTTGAAATGCAGCGCTATTTTTAAAGCAAGAATGAGTTCTAAGGAAGTTTTTAAATAGTGTATATACGGCTAACGGAGACTCAATAGGCCAAATATCGCTGCAAAACAATTTGAACAGTTTTATTTTTTGCTCGAATAACAAAAGCAATTATTATGGATATTTGGGTTACGCTCTGCGCTTCTTAAATGCGAACAAACCTGCACTTAACAAAGTTTTAAACACAACACCTAGTGCGCTTAAATTTGGCTTTGAATTTTTACCTTTTGCTATTCGCCACATTTGGTGTTCATACCAAACCAAGCCAACCGAAGCCATTCTATCTAATACGGGTTTGCCTGTCGTTGGCACAGCTAAAGGCATACTATGACTGTTATCGGCTAGCAATTTATTAGGAAACTCAGGATCAATGGCCATGGTACGAGCAAGACCAACAAAGTCGGTCGCACTTGTTTGTAACGCTTCATTCATTGCCGAACCACTGCGAAATCCACCAGTAACAACTAGCGGCGTTGCCACCAATTTACGAACTTTTTCCATATAATCTAGAAAGTAAGCTTCGCGTTTTATGGTGCTCTGCTTTACCGTTTCTTTCTTGTCTTTTGCGCCCATCATAGAAGGGCTTTCGTACGTACCGCCAGATATTTCAATTAAATCTATTCCAGCATCAGAAAGAGCCTGAACAACCTGCATTGATTCTTCTTCGGTAAAGCCGCCTTTCATAAAGTCAGCGCTATTTAACTTTATACCGACAGGAAAGATTGGTCCTACTTGTAATCGAATTGCCTGATACACCGACAATACGAAACGCATACGATTCTCTAGGCTTCCGCCCCATTTGTCAGTTCGTTGATTGTGTCGAGAAGATAAGAATTGACTGATTAAATAACCATGTGCGCCATGTATTTGAACGCCGCTAAACCCAGCTTGTTGTGATAGTTTTGCGCTGATGGCAAACTTATTAATGATGCTTAATATTTCTGATTCGGTGAGTTCGCGCGGTGTATTAAAGCCTTTATCTAAACCTCGACCTAATGAAATAGCAGACGGAGCAACAGGTTGATCACACAAAAAGCTGGGAATTTGTTTACCAGGGTGATTTAACTGCACCCAAATATGCGCATTATTCTGTTTGCCCGCTTCTGCCCACTGCTTAAATTTTTGCAAATCACTTTGGTCATCTAAAACGATGTTTTTTGGTTCGCCTAACGCAGTGCGGTCAATCATCACATTACCAGTCATTGCCAATCCTATACCGCCTTTCGCCCATCGGCCATAAAGCGTTGCGATACCCGGTTGTGGTTCATGGTTTTTTGTACCTAGCTGCTCACTCATTGCCGATTTAAACAAACGGTTTTTAATCGTTTGTCCGTTTGTAAGAACAAAGTTATCATTTAACTTAATCACACTAGACTTGGTTACACTGGCTTTTTCGGCAGTATCTGTCATCGCTAAAACCTTACTGTTTAATAAAAATTATAAATAGACACATTGAGGTGAAAAGTTGTTCGATACTCGTCAAACAGATGATTGTTTAACAAGTTAAAAGGACAATATGCATAAACGGAACTTAGGGTAAAAAGTAACAAACTTCGCTAAAACTGTGCCTATCATATCGCACATCAGTGTTATTCACGATTGTTTTTCATTAAAATTCTAAACTTTTGTAACGTCTTTTGGTTAACGTCTTGTGGCATCAAATTATACTGTTCTGCGGGATCATTAAAGTGGTCATATAACTCTTCTGAGATAATTTCTTGATTTTCAAAGTTGACCCATTGCGTGTAACGGTACCGCTCATCCCTTAGTGAATAAGCCATCTTCTTTATTTCGCCTTGGGGCCACGGTCTACTGACTTGGGTGAGCGCTGCTTGCCTGGCTTTTGAATTGGGGTCATTAAAAACTTGGCTAAAGCTTTGTCCATCTAATGCCTCAAGTTCAGGCAGGTTAGCAAGCTCAATAAGTGTTGGAAAGATATCTGTATATTCGACAATGGCCTGTGTTTGCCCAGCATTTTTTTCTGGCACTTTAATAATGAGTGGTACCTGTGCATCTAGTTCGCGTACCATCACCTTTGTCCAATGGTCGTTTTCACCTAAGTGATAACCATGATCGGAAGACACGATAACAATGGTATTTTTATCTAATCCATATTGTTTTAATGCATTGAGTAACTGCCCCACATTGGCGTCAAAGAAACTGGTTGCGGCATAATACCCATGACGCATACGTTGAGCTAATTGCGCTGATACTTCACCTTGCTTTGGTACATCTTTTAGCGTTCTTATTTCTCTATAGTTAAACCAATTGTAAGCGCCAGCGTTTTCTACTCGTTGTATCGAACTAAGTGGCTGAATATCATTCGACTGATATAAGTCCCAGTACTTTTTAGGAGGATTAAATGGCGCATGCGGTTTCATAAAACCAACGGCAAGAAAAAAAGGGTTATCTTTTTTGGCCAACTGACGGATGGTATTCACTGCATCTGATGTTATGCGTCCATCAACATAGGAGTCATCACTGACATCAACACTTTCAGTCACTGTGCCACGTATTTTTCCTTGCCAATTATTAGACTCTAGTGCGTAATCTCTAAAGTGATTTTCTTGATCGAACCTTGCAGGTACCGACCATGACTTGTCATTGTCCTGAATCTTATTATAGTTATGTAAAACCTTGCCTATCGACTCGGTATGATAACCATGTTGCTTAAAATATTGAGGTAAAGTGATGATATCAGGATTTATTTTTCGAAAGTTTTGATTTAACTTCCACACCTTAATTGAATCGGGGCGCATGCCGGTTAACATTGACGCTCGTGACGCATTACAGCTTGGGAATTGAACGTAAGAGCGATTGAATTGCATGCTTTGCTTGCAAAATCTATCCAGGTTTGGAGTGACCACCAGCTTATCCCCATAGCAGCCAATATTCATACGTAAATCATCAGCAATAATAAACAAAATATTGGGTTGTAATTCTTCACCCTCTGTCTGTGCATTTGCATTGTTAAAGCCAACGAAGATTGATAAAACAAATAACAGTTTTGCTAACTTTTGCATCGGATTCCTAAGGT is from Thalassotalea crassostreae and encodes:
- a CDS encoding acetyltransferase: MKIDITSKEDYLTLIEIWELSVRATHDFLPEENIKSLKPLILKHYFDAVDLRVAKNDKEDIVGFIGVAEGNIEMLFITPNFRNCGAGSLLLKNAIQTQSATKVDVNEQNPDAIGFYKHFGFKVVGRSPLDGQGNPFPLLHMILSEI
- a CDS encoding NADH:flavin oxidoreductase/NADH oxidase family protein yields the protein MTDTAEKASVTKSSVIKLNDNFVLTNGQTIKNRLFKSAMSEQLGTKNHEPQPGIATLYGRWAKGGIGLAMTGNVMIDRTALGEPKNIVLDDQSDLQKFKQWAEAGKQNNAHIWVQLNHPGKQIPSFLCDQPVAPSAISLGRGLDKGFNTPRELTESEILSIINKFAISAKLSQQAGFSGVQIHGAHGYLISQFLSSRHNQRTDKWGGSLENRMRFVLSVYQAIRLQVGPIFPVGIKLNSADFMKGGFTEEESMQVVQALSDAGIDLIEISGGTYESPSMMGAKDKKETVKQSTIKREAYFLDYMEKVRKLVATPLVVTGGFRSGSAMNEALQTSATDFVGLARTMAIDPEFPNKLLADNSHSMPLAVPTTGKPVLDRMASVGLVWYEHQMWRIAKGKNSKPNLSALGVVFKTLLSAGLFAFKKRRA
- a CDS encoding sulfatase; this translates as MQKLAKLLFVLSIFVGFNNANAQTEGEELQPNILFIIADDLRMNIGCYGDKLVVTPNLDRFCKQSMQFNRSYVQFPSCNASRASMLTGMRPDSIKVWKLNQNFRKINPDIITLPQYFKQHGYHTESIGKVLHNYNKIQDNDKSWSVPARFDQENHFRDYALESNNWQGKIRGTVTESVDVSDDSYVDGRITSDAVNTIRQLAKKDNPFFLAVGFMKPHAPFNPPKKYWDLYQSNDIQPLSSIQRVENAGAYNWFNYREIRTLKDVPKQGEVSAQLAQRMRHGYYAATSFFDANVGQLLNALKQYGLDKNTIVIVSSDHGYHLGENDHWTKVMVRELDAQVPLIIKVPEKNAGQTQAIVEYTDIFPTLIELANLPELEALDGQSFSQVFNDPNSKARQAALTQVSRPWPQGEIKKMAYSLRDERYRYTQWVNFENQEIISEELYDHFNDPAEQYNLMPQDVNQKTLQKFRILMKNNRE